One Channa argus isolate prfri chromosome 15, Channa argus male v1.0, whole genome shotgun sequence DNA segment encodes these proteins:
- the LOC137099575 gene encoding interferon-induced very large GTPase 1-like isoform X6: MESHDNNDTTREEFEIKSATASVTDSKVEDLEKGKAKTKNDESREASEIKSSPPFDEKGKSNDSKEVNTSGNANVTEQSAEESETMTDANPISQCVSADISELIPELTLLLIGDPKSVEIGSQNILFDHDAQTNVQQFSSKLYDLCGRYITVINMLGIPNLDKFPVNQGIHAFLLLLPHGLHNSHYSSGLQWLETSFGKTSLSYVMTVVTHKSDDNCEGALTDLKANSSFTEKRYHTCTRSMTDEKELIGLLEKIDIMVSENEPQLLLVHYNSGLVDDEHEDQKEDLNHTSHKEEQADPFVFQQNQTVGQLGKGSSKSKCDSVNDLGDGDPSKNDDSTLLEDQCELILTSSRHDKGTLDAVLNWNEDKVGDTHNTVKISEEIDMKETCQTETERLLHRLDLQDKHQKKLTSADILKIGSPVKQEHVTFEKDLAKTFLHRLMMLDYRARCIPVRQDKKTSAPVSGTVDTEDTDLETFLSTSENTDPTQQTSVHPMDVQMAVYHCSDSFLKQNMVTKLSQCQFALPLLVPDPTTKDIECPLWTFRQIRKTWKINQDKNVLNTVTMKSMPICKAETPLVSFFRLGSPSVSKSQLINNLINDRHSTFFHRNCRGSTKSRHLMDGVAEIAWYCPAGKPDDAFNDCTAFCNLHGDALLIEKQRDILTEMSSVNVVLLPTLEKSDKNWTIIQDLYKSQKPLIILTTDTDGGRDMKKLGKYKIGLKDRSQPDVCEEVKIIIGEILSRQHTSFQLETMTEVSGIRVDEDDTVCQNAKSAAIKIVNLLEEEDTSKIKQKFLPCQGRLWHDWCRINKELYHLKGHIEKEKCKKQEILIQIRQDQCTASSSELIKLFIENLLFLSLKEREYFLKWIQILIDALSTDDLSSILQSYDEKWSEVLALKKKHNKSDRFNNKQMELEEISNKLQSATFGLEHIFREMGQIYEAHKTMQKPAKGVQTDWSKYPELAAELMISGHPMELMDGDAGHVPLTWISSLLDEVIRKLGDQRVFVLSVLGVQSSGKSTMLNAMFGLQFAVSAGRCTKGAFMQLVKVSEEMKKDFQFDYVLVVDTEGLRALELAGNTSLHRDNELATFVVGLGNMTLINIFGENPADMQDVLQIVVQAFMRMKKVKVSPSCVFVHQNVTDIAAAEKNMDGKRRLQEKLDQMTKLAAKEEGCDAECFSDVIAFDVQKDVKYFAQLWEGSPPMAPPNPGYSDSVQDLKNFILSKAIKSNGITLSQFKSKIHGLWNALLKENFVFSFKNTLEIAVYRKLEVQYANWTWTLRSNMLTIENQLHTRIENGKLDRIDFSFLHKEISKTYEEITKDMTAYFEDNEDKEMLVQWRGRFESKIKEFHDEHVQEVKRKLDEVLQQKNARKKVDAQKTEFEKKLLQKSKELAHQLKDKVKDEEELEKQFNSVWSDWVSELTIGIKPIEDINLEDDEFTILAELGIEWSFTDESGRCKNISEVGNYSDYVSITKKQEQSNRSQQLEDEMWENQKTKQQGSNLLTTAWTSLKNILGYRGTQQSKLHTSVSFLTNEDQNCIRSFIDNVEKQTSDMIKSKPVATRGYRLTYLQEVAKNVKDKVREFESQRTFALKKEFTVDLILYVFDTVESWLSESHKKYKIDNDAETFVKSKKTQYYNIFRSFCKGSSSAVVLGELICEKLKVSIVEAVCNKAAIDLAGEMRSNFPAFNGNRLNLEKHVLKSLAEKEDFNGFITYIQHPRKHVETFIKEEVQKYILRNTKTAQNILKRNVVDIKKNVNQALFTATDKVQNKKGDTGMWLKEFSNLLKDELTFDTICSQNVSDINSFDFLKEEIERGLVSIMKEMSSLSLNKMKEFRMKPDQILIDQLCNCCWVKCPFCAAVCTNTLENHSPDKHNVPFHRPSGIKGWHIRHTVDLVIDFCTTLVASDRHFYPRHDSDKTVPYKQYQNGGGKYAAWQITPDESKLTYWKWFVCRFQKELEDHYKLKFQGYGEIPNDWMKYKKKDAIKSLDEMYNP; encoded by the exons ATGGAGAGCCATGATAACAATGACACAACAAGAGAAGAGTTTGAAATCAAATCTGCAACAGCATCTGTCACAGATAGCAAag TAGAGGATTTGGAGAAAGGAAAAGCTAAAACCAAg AATGATGAAAGTAGAGAAGCATCTGAAATCAAGTCTTCACCACCTTTCGATGAGAAAG GAAAGTCTAATGACAGTAAAGAAGTTAACACATCAGGCAACGCCAATGTTACTGAGCAGTCTGCAGAGGAGAGTGAAACAATGACGGACGCAAATCCAATATctcagtgtgtttctgcagacaTCAGTGAAT tgatTCCTGAACTCACACTTTTGTTAATTGGTGACCCCAAATCTGTTGAGATCGGATCACAAAACATCTTATTTGACCATGATGCACAGACAAATGTGCAACAGTTTTCATCCAAACTGTATGATTTGTGTGGCCGGTACATAACTGTCATTAACATGCTTGGTATTCCGAACTTAGACAAATTCCCAGTAAATCAGGGAATTCATGCCTTTCTCTTACTGTTACCACATGGTCTGCACAACAGCCATTACAGTTCAGGACTGCAGTGGTTAGAAACATCTTTTGGGAAAACATCACTTTCTTATGTGATGACAGTTGTGACTCATAAATCAGATGACAACTGTGAAGGTGCATTGACAGACCTGAAAGCCAACAGCAGTTTTACTGAAAAAAGATACCACACATGTACAAGAAGTATGACAGATGAAAAAGAATTAATAGGCCTTTTGGAAAAAATAGACATCATGGTCTCTGAAAACGAACCACAACTACTGTTAGTGCACTACAACAGTGGACTGGTGGATGATGAACATGAAGATCAAAAGGAAGACCTTAACCATACATCCCACAAAGAAGAACAGGCAGATCCCTTTGTGTTTCAGCAAAATCAAACAG TAGGTCAGCTGGGGAAGGGTTCATCCAAAAGCAAG tgcGATTCAGTGAATGACCTTGGTGATGGTGACCCCTCAAAGAATGATGACAGCACATTATTGGAAGATCAATGTGAATTAATTTTAACATCATCAAGACATGACAAAG GAACTTTAGATGCTGTTTTGAATTGGAATGAAGATAAG GttggagacacacacaacactgtgaAGATTTCTGAAGAGATTGACATGAAGGAAACATGTCAAACAGAGACTGAAAGATTGCTCCACCGACTTGACCTTCAAGACAAACATCAAAAGAAGTTGACATCAGCAGATATTCTTAAAATAGGATCACCTGTGAAACAGGAACATGTCACTTTTGAAAAAGATCTGGCAAAAACCTTTCTTCACAGGCTCATGATGTTAGACTATAGAGCCAGATGTATTCCAGtaagacaagacaaaaaaacatctgctcCAGTGTCTGGCACTGTTGACACAGAAGACACTGATTTAGAGACTTTTTTGAGCACTAGTGAGAATACTGATCCAACCCAACAGACATCTGTTCATCCAATGGACGTTCAAATGGCAGTTTATCACTGCTCAGACAGCTTCCTTAAGCAGAACATGGTTACAAAACTGTCCCAGTGTCAGTTTGCGTTACCTTTGCTTGTTCCTGACCCAACCACCAAAGATATTGAGTGTCCCCTGTGGACATTTAGACAAATACGAAAAACCTGGAAGATAAATCAAGATAAAAACGTTTTAAACACAGTCACCATGAAGAGTATGCCCATCTGCAAAGCTGAGACGCCCTTGGTGTCATTTTTCCGCCTGGGTTCACCGTCAGTGTCTAAATCTCAGCTGATTAACAATTTGATCAATGACCGTCacagcaccttcttccacagaAACTGTCGAGGTAGCACCAAATCTCGCCATTTGATGGACGGTGTAGCAGAGATTGCCTGGTACTGTCCTGCTGGAAAACCAGATGATGCCTTTAATGATTGCACTGCCTTCTGTAATCTTCATGGTGATGCTCTGTTGATTGAGAAACAGCGTGACATACTGACTGAGATGTCTTCAGTCAATGTTGTTCTATTACCCACTCTGGAAAAAAGTGACAAGAACTGGACAATTATACAAGACCTTTACAAATCTCAAAAGCCTCTTATTATCCTCACTACTGATACTGATGGTGGTAGAGACATGAAGAAACTGGGAAAATATAAAATTGGTCTGAAAGATAGAAGCCAGCCAGATGTTTGTGAAgaagtgaaaataatcattgGGGAGATTTTGTCCAGACAACATACATCCTTCCAGCTTGAAACAATGACTGAGGTCTCTGGAATCAGAGTGGATGAAGATGACACAGTCTGCCAAAATGCAAAATCTGCTGCAATAAAAATAGTGAATTTGCTTGAAGAGGAGGACACTTCaaagattaaacaaaaattTCTCCCTTGTCAAGGCAGACTGTGGCATGACTGGtgcagaataaataaagaactgTATCACCTCAAAGGACACATTGAAaaggagaaatgtaaaaagcaaGAGATACTGATACAAATACGACAAGATCAATGTACTGCTTCCTCCAGTGAGCTGATAAAGTTGTTTATAGAAAACCTCTTGTTTCTGTCATTAAAAGAAAGAGAGTATTTCCTAAAATGGATTCAGATCTTAATAGATGCTCTCTCCACAGATGATCTGTCTTCAATTCTCCAAAGCTATGATGAAAAGTGGTCTGAAGTCTTGGCtctgaagaagaaacacaacaaatctgATCGgttcaacaacaaacaaatggaaCTTGAAGAAATATCAAACAAACTGCAGTCAGCAACTTTTGGCTTGGAGCACATCTTCAGAGAAATGGGACAAATCTATGAAGCCCATAAAACTATGCAGAAACCAGCAAAGGGGGTTCAGACTGACTGGTCCAAATACCCTGAGCTGGCTGCAGAGCTGATGATATCAGGACACCCGATGGAGCTGATGGATGGTGATGCAGGTCATGTGCCTTTAACATGGATCTCCAGTCTCTTAGATGAAGTCATCAGGAAACTGGGCGACCAGAGAGTTTTTGTGTTGTCAGTTTTGGGCGTACAAAGCAGTGGAAAATCAACAATGCTAAATGCCATGTTTGGGTTGCAGTTTGCAGTGAGTGCTGGCAGGTGCACCAAGGGAGCCTTCATGCAGCTGGTCAAAGTGTCagaggagatgaagaaagaCTTTCAGTTTGACTATGTTCTAGTGGTGGACACTGAAGGATTGCGTGCTCTTGAGCTGGCAGGTAACACCAGTCTTCACCGCGACAATGAACTGGCAACATTTGTCGTTGGTCTGGGAAACATGACACTGATCAACATCTTTGGAGAGAATCCAGCTGACATGCAGGATGTTCTGCAGATTGTTGTTCAGGCCTTTATGAGGATGAAGAAAGTGAAAGTTTCTccaagttgtgtgtttgttcaccAGAATGTTACAGATATtgcagctgcagagaaaaacatggaTGGAAAGAGACGCCTGCAGGAAAAACTGGACCAGATGACAAAGCTTGCAGCCAAAGAAGAGGGTTGTGATGCAGAGTGTTTCAGTGATGTCATTGCATTTGATGTGcagaaagatgtgaaatactTTGCCCAACTGTGGGAGGGAAGTCCACCTATGGCTCCTCCTAATCCAGGTTACAGTGATAGTGTTCAAGACCTGAAGAATTTTATCCTCTCTAAAGCTATAAAGTCTAATGGGATTACTCTGTCtcagtttaaaagtaaaatccaTGGCCTGTGGAATGCCCTTCTAAAAGAAAACTTTGTATTCAGcttcaaaaacacactggaaattGCAGTGTACAGAAAACTTGAGGTCCAGTACGCGAACTGGACCTGGACACTGAGGAGCAACATGTTGACCATTGAAAACCAGCTTCATACCAGaattgaaaatggaaaacttgACAGGATTGACTTCAGTTTTCTACATAAAGAAATAAGCAAAACATATGAAGAAATCACAAAAGACATGACAGCATACTTTGAGGATAACGAAGACAAAGAAATGCTGGTTCAGTGGCGAGGCAGATTTGAAAGCAAAATCAAGGAGTTTCATGATGAACATGTTCaagaagtgaaaagaaaactgGATGAAGTTCTTCAGCAGAAGAACGCTCGTAAAAAAGTAGATGCTCAGAAGACAGAGTTTGAGAAGAAGCTGCTACAAAAGAGCAAAGAACTCGCTCATCAGTTAAAAGACAAGGTCAAAGATGAAGAGGAACTTGAAAAGCAGTTTAACTCAGTTTGGAGTGACTGGGTTAGTGAACTAACTATAGGTATTAAACCTATTGAGGACATCAACTTGGAAGATGATGAGTTCACTATTCTTGCGGAACTTGGTATTGAATGGAGTTTTACAGATGAAAGTGGCAGATGCAAAAACATATCAGAAGTTGGCAATTACAGTGACTATGTATCTATCACAAAGAAGCAAGAGCAGTCTAACAGAAGTCAACAATTAGAAGATGAAATGTGGgaaaaccagaaaacaaaacaacaaggaaGTAATTTATTAACAACTGCATGGACCTCCTTAAAAAACATACTTGGATATAGGGGAACACAACAAAGCAAACTACATACATCAGTGagttttttaacaaatgaagaTCAAAATTGCATCAGGTCCTTCATTGACAATGTTGAAAAACAGACCAGTGATATGATAAAGAGCAAACCTGTAGCTACAAGAGGCTACAGATTGACTTACTTGCAAGAAGTggccaaaaatgtaaaagataaagTGAGAGAATTTGAGTCACAGAGGACGTTTGCCCTGAAGAAAGAGTTTACAGTTGAtctgatactgtatgtgtttgacaCAGTTGAGAGTTGGCTTTCAGAGTCTCACAAGAAATACAAAATTGACAATGATGCTGAAACCTTTgtaaaaagcaagaaaacacaatATTACAACATTTTCAGAAGCTTCTGCAAAGGAAGTTCATCTGCTGTTGTGCTTGGAGAACTGatctgtgaaaaactgaaaGTTTCCATTGTTGAGGCTGTTTGTAACAAGGCTGCCATTGATCTGGCTGGAGAGATGAGGAGCAATTTCCCAGCATTCAATGGGAACAGACTGAACTTGGAGAAACATGTGTTGAAGTCACTGGCAGAGAAAGAGGATTTTAATGGTTTCATCACCTACATCCAACACCCAAGGAAACATGTGGAGACTTTTATAAAAGAAGAAGTACAGAAATACAtcctcagaaacacaaaaacagcacagaataTACTCAAGAGAAATGTtgtagacataaaaaaaaatgtaaatcaagcTTTATTCACAGCAACTGACAAAGTCCAAAACAAGAAAGGAGACACAGGCATGTGGCTGAAAGAATTTTCCAATTTGTTAAAGGATGAGCTGACATTTGATACCATCTGTTCTCAGAATGTCAGTGACATAAACAGTTTTGACTTTCTTAAAGAAGAGATAGAAAGAGGTCTGGTATCCATCATGAAGGAAATGAGCAGTCTTTCACTGAATAAGATGAAAGAATTCAGGATGAAGCCTGATCAAATCCTCATTGATCAACTGTGTAACTGCTGCTGGGTAAAGTGTCCATTCTGTGCAGCAGTTTGTACCAACACTCTGGAAAATCACAGTCCTGACAAACACAATGTTCCTTTTCATCGCCCCTCTGGGATTAAAGGATGGCACATTAGACACACAGTGGACCTGGTCATCGATTTCTGCACCACATTAGTTGCAAGTGATAGACATTTCTATCCCCGTCATGATTCAGATAAAACTGTTCCTTATAAACAGTATCAAAATGGTGGGGGGAAGTATGCTGCCTGGCAGATTACCCCTGATGAGTCTAAGCTGACATACTGGAAGTGGTTTGTGTGTCGATTTCAAAAGGAACTGGAAGATcactataaattaaaatttcaggGCTATGGTGAAATTCCCAATGATTGGATGAAGTACAAGAAAAAAGATGCTATTAAAAGTCTAGATGAAATGTACAATCCATGA